A single Asticcacaulis excentricus DNA region contains:
- a CDS encoding efflux RND transporter periplasmic adaptor subunit, with translation MSDPDIPTANPRTLRHMAIIGGALAVIILTGGTLSRLIDGRALKTHTAATAIPSVILVQARGAEAERLTLPGQLEPYAQAPVYARTSGYLRRWYADIGSKVSAGQVLADIETPEVDQQLAGAKAALKTATAERDLARATAERWALLLRDNAVSRQEADERAGAFAAREAMRQEAQAEVSRLQAISGFKRVVAPFDGVVTSRGTDIGALVGTSGGSPLFVVSDTARLRLMVQVPQPYLATIKAGSRVEFTVPEKPGESFTGTVSRQADALAPQSGAMQTEILVDNRDGSLKAGSFAQVRLEVTDDSLTNLRVPSSALLFRKEGTALAIVGPDNHVTIRAVRLGRDYGTEVEILSGISSSDRIIDSPSDAIAEGQPVKPVTPPKSKDTR, from the coding sequence ATGTCTGATCCGGATATTCCGACCGCAAACCCGCGGACCCTACGCCATATGGCAATTATCGGCGGTGCGTTGGCGGTCATAATCCTTACCGGCGGAACGCTGTCGCGTCTCATCGACGGTAGGGCGCTCAAGACCCACACGGCCGCAACAGCTATTCCCTCCGTGATACTGGTTCAGGCCCGCGGTGCCGAGGCCGAACGTCTGACACTACCGGGTCAGCTTGAGCCTTACGCCCAAGCCCCGGTCTATGCCCGGACCAGTGGATATTTGCGGCGCTGGTACGCCGATATTGGTTCAAAAGTCAGCGCGGGTCAGGTACTCGCGGACATTGAAACGCCAGAGGTCGATCAGCAACTGGCAGGCGCGAAAGCCGCACTAAAAACAGCAACAGCAGAGCGTGATCTGGCCAGAGCGACAGCAGAAAGGTGGGCGCTTCTGCTGCGCGACAATGCGGTTTCCCGACAGGAGGCTGATGAACGCGCCGGTGCATTCGCCGCTCGTGAAGCCATGCGTCAGGAAGCGCAGGCGGAAGTTTCCCGCTTACAGGCAATTTCTGGCTTTAAACGCGTCGTGGCGCCATTTGATGGCGTCGTCACCAGCCGCGGAACGGACATAGGTGCCTTGGTTGGGACCTCCGGAGGTTCGCCATTGTTCGTGGTATCCGATACGGCGCGCCTTCGATTGATGGTCCAAGTCCCTCAACCCTACCTGGCTACCATTAAAGCCGGGAGCCGCGTAGAGTTCACCGTGCCCGAAAAACCAGGCGAGTCGTTCACAGGGACTGTATCACGCCAGGCCGACGCGCTCGCCCCGCAAAGCGGAGCCATGCAGACGGAGATACTGGTGGACAACCGCGATGGCAGCCTAAAGGCGGGCAGTTTCGCACAGGTCAGGCTGGAGGTCACAGATGACAGCCTTACGAACCTGCGCGTCCCCTCCAGCGCCCTGCTTTTTCGAAAAGAGGGAACCGCTCTCGCCATCGTGGGACCTGATAATCACGTTACCATCAGAGCGGTTCGCCTCGGCCGTGATTATGGCACTGAGGTCGAGATCCTAAGCGGCATTTCTTCAAGTGATCGGATTATTGACAGCCCTTCGGATGCCATAGCCGAAGGGCAGCCCGTAAAACCGGTTACCCCCCCAAAGAGCAAAGACACTCGGTAG
- a CDS encoding NAD(P)-dependent alcohol dehydrogenase has product MPIDVLGYAAKSATSELGPFTFTRRDPRPDDVVIDILYCGVCHSDIHNARNDWGGAMYPMVPGHEIIGRVSHVGSNVTRFQSGDTVGVGCMVDSCQHCKPCIKGFEQYCDEGSTYTYNGFDRHDQRPTFGGYSSKIVVSEKFVLSVPTSLELSGAAPLLCAGITTYSPLRHYKVGPHSRVAVVGLGGLGHMALKFAKAFGAEVTLFTRSAGKEADAHRLGADRIILSGDADQMASVTRQFDLIIDTVPTLHDVNPYIPTLAINGTLVLVGYLGPLVPPLNSAPLVMFGQGVAGSLIGGITETQEMLDFCGKHAITSDVEVIRIQDINAAYERMLKSDVKYRFVIEMASLNA; this is encoded by the coding sequence ATGCCCATCGATGTGCTTGGTTACGCGGCAAAGTCGGCGACAAGCGAACTTGGCCCGTTTACCTTTACTCGTCGGGATCCACGCCCAGACGACGTTGTCATCGACATCCTATATTGCGGTGTATGCCATTCCGACATCCACAACGCTCGAAATGACTGGGGCGGTGCAATGTACCCCATGGTCCCTGGACATGAAATCATAGGGAGAGTGAGCCATGTGGGTTCAAACGTAACCCGCTTCCAGTCCGGAGACACGGTTGGCGTAGGGTGTATGGTAGACTCCTGCCAGCACTGTAAGCCGTGCATAAAGGGCTTTGAGCAGTATTGCGATGAAGGCTCGACTTACACCTACAACGGCTTTGACCGTCACGACCAAAGGCCCACCTTTGGCGGTTATTCAAGCAAAATTGTCGTGTCGGAAAAATTCGTTTTGTCTGTACCAACCTCGCTGGAGCTCAGCGGTGCTGCGCCGCTGCTATGCGCCGGGATTACGACCTACTCTCCCCTTCGCCATTACAAGGTCGGCCCTCATAGCCGGGTTGCTGTAGTAGGCCTCGGAGGGCTAGGCCATATGGCACTGAAGTTTGCCAAAGCCTTCGGCGCGGAGGTCACGCTCTTTACCCGGTCCGCAGGTAAGGAGGCAGACGCACACCGCCTTGGTGCTGATCGGATAATACTGTCAGGCGACGCCGATCAGATGGCATCGGTCACGCGTCAATTTGACCTCATAATTGATACCGTCCCCACCTTGCACGACGTCAATCCGTACATCCCTACCCTGGCCATCAACGGGACTTTGGTGCTTGTCGGATACCTCGGCCCACTCGTCCCTCCCCTTAACTCCGCGCCTCTGGTGATGTTTGGGCAAGGTGTTGCGGGCTCGCTCATAGGCGGCATCACCGAAACCCAGGAGATGCTCGATTTCTGCGGGAAGCACGCGATCACGTCCGACGTAGAGGTCATCCGCATCCAGGATATCAATGCCGCCTACGAACGTATGCTTAAGAGCGATGTGAAGTATCGGTTTGTCATTGAGATGGCCTCACTGAACGCGTGA
- a CDS encoding efflux RND transporter permease subunit, translating into MNAIVRIALSRPYTFLVMAALILVAGVISATRMPVDIFSTIRVPVVAVNFTYSGLSPQEMAGRILTPYQRALTTSVNDIEHIEANSYNGIGIVKIYFQPGADIRLANAQVTAVSQTLLRQMPTGTTPPLIINYNASTVPILQLALSGNGLSEQQLSDNGTNVIRTRLITVPGVAMPLPFGGRTRQIMIDIDPEALAARGMTPQDVNAALAAQTQITPSGFVKIGQYQYNVKLNSAPGSVDELNLLPVKVVDGSIVLMRDVAHVRDGAAPQQNVVHVDGRRSALLTVFKSGSASTIDIVDGVKRMLPELKPNLPDALQITPLGDQSVFVKHALEAVVHEGALAAALTSLMILLFLGSWRSTVIIALSIPLSVLAAIAALGAFGQTLNVMTLGGLALAIGILVDDATVTIENINWHLEQGKDVTTSILDGARQIVAPAFVSLLCICIVFVPMFFLPGVSGFLFVPMALSVIFALIASFILSRTLVPTLAMYLLRPHAHSDSATIATNSVLRFQRGFERRFSTIRATYAGLLGSALGARRVFAASFLLFAVLSLSLVPFLGRNFFPAIDAGAIALHVRTPSGMRIEETSAVLDRVQAEIRNIIPESELETIVDNIGLPVSSLNMIYNNSGTIGSQDGDIFISLKPGHKPTADYIRALRVALPEAFPQVTFSFLPADVTSQILNFGAPSPIDIQVTGRDLSANRTYAQKLLLALRRIDGVADARIQQPAFSPEVRIDIDRIRASTLGITQRDITSSTAGAIAGSGQSAPVFWLNPDNGVSYPIVAQTPEYRLDTLEKLQSLPVGVGGTTPQVLGGLGVFSRSTTLPVVSQYNIQPLVNVLADTQGRDLGAVSADILKAMKVLEKEKPETVSVTLRGQYQTMNTAFSGMGWGLLGAIFLIYLLIVVNFQSWVDAGVIVASLPAALAGIAWMLFVTGTPLSVPALTGAIMCMGVATANSILVISFAREKLGEGTSPIRAAFDAGVTRFRPVIMTALAMIIGMAPMAIGLGEGGEQNAPLGRAVIGGLMFATCASLFFVPAVFAMVHQRRQPHAAVSQVTAPIGDSHV; encoded by the coding sequence ATGAACGCCATTGTCCGAATAGCCCTGTCACGCCCTTACACATTTCTGGTGATGGCTGCTCTTATACTGGTAGCGGGCGTAATCAGTGCCACCCGCATGCCTGTCGACATCTTCTCGACCATCCGGGTACCTGTCGTCGCTGTGAACTTCACCTACAGTGGCCTCTCGCCGCAGGAAATGGCCGGGCGTATTCTTACGCCCTACCAACGCGCTCTGACCACTTCGGTAAACGACATCGAACATATTGAGGCAAATTCATACAACGGCATCGGGATTGTCAAAATCTACTTTCAACCCGGAGCCGATATACGTCTTGCAAACGCACAGGTTACGGCGGTTTCGCAGACCCTGTTACGTCAAATGCCGACGGGCACTACCCCCCCGCTGATTATCAATTACAACGCCTCAACCGTCCCTATTCTTCAGTTGGCCTTATCCGGCAATGGCCTGTCAGAACAGCAGCTTTCTGATAACGGCACCAATGTAATCAGAACGCGCCTGATTACAGTGCCGGGTGTGGCGATGCCCTTGCCTTTTGGCGGCAGGACCCGTCAGATAATGATAGACATTGACCCTGAGGCACTGGCGGCCAGGGGGATGACGCCACAGGATGTCAATGCGGCACTGGCGGCTCAGACGCAGATCACACCCTCAGGTTTCGTCAAGATAGGGCAATATCAGTACAACGTTAAGTTAAACAGTGCGCCCGGCAGCGTCGATGAGTTGAACCTCCTTCCAGTCAAGGTGGTAGACGGGTCCATTGTTCTCATGCGTGATGTTGCGCATGTGCGAGATGGCGCAGCACCCCAACAGAATGTGGTGCACGTTGATGGTCGTCGCTCAGCGCTACTCACCGTTTTCAAGTCGGGCTCAGCCTCAACAATCGATATTGTCGATGGGGTTAAACGCATGCTGCCGGAGTTGAAACCCAACCTCCCCGACGCCCTGCAAATCACACCCCTCGGAGACCAGTCTGTATTTGTAAAGCATGCTTTGGAAGCTGTTGTGCACGAGGGGGCGCTCGCTGCCGCCCTTACCTCACTTATGATCCTTCTGTTCCTCGGATCCTGGCGCTCAACGGTCATTATTGCGCTTTCCATTCCGCTGTCGGTTCTGGCCGCGATCGCCGCACTAGGCGCCTTTGGCCAGACCCTGAATGTTATGACCTTGGGAGGGCTGGCGCTGGCGATCGGGATTCTGGTGGATGATGCGACTGTTACAATCGAGAACATCAACTGGCACCTTGAACAGGGAAAGGATGTCACAACCTCCATTCTGGATGGTGCCCGTCAGATTGTAGCGCCCGCGTTTGTCTCACTGCTTTGTATCTGTATCGTCTTTGTCCCGATGTTTTTCCTGCCCGGCGTGTCAGGGTTTCTCTTTGTGCCCATGGCACTTTCGGTCATTTTTGCATTGATCGCCTCCTTTATCCTGTCGCGCACCCTGGTCCCGACTCTGGCCATGTATCTCCTGAGGCCTCACGCACATAGCGATTCCGCCACTATCGCCACGAACTCTGTACTGCGGTTTCAGCGCGGTTTCGAGCGACGTTTTTCGACGATCCGGGCGACATATGCGGGCCTGCTAGGCTCGGCCCTTGGCGCACGCAGGGTATTTGCAGCTAGCTTCCTACTCTTCGCTGTTCTGAGTTTGTCGCTAGTACCCTTCCTCGGACGCAACTTCTTTCCAGCCATTGATGCTGGCGCAATCGCGCTCCATGTACGTACCCCAAGCGGTATGCGGATTGAAGAAACCTCCGCCGTCCTGGATCGCGTTCAGGCTGAAATCCGGAACATCATTCCTGAATCGGAACTGGAAACGATTGTCGATAATATCGGTCTGCCAGTTTCGAGCCTGAATATGATTTACAATAACTCCGGCACTATAGGCTCCCAGGACGGTGACATTTTTATCAGTCTGAAACCTGGTCACAAGCCGACGGCTGATTACATCCGTGCGCTTCGCGTCGCTCTCCCAGAAGCGTTTCCGCAAGTCACCTTTTCGTTCCTGCCGGCCGATGTAACAAGTCAAATCCTGAACTTCGGTGCGCCCTCTCCCATCGACATTCAGGTCACAGGACGCGATCTTTCCGCCAATCGCACCTACGCCCAAAAGCTATTGCTCGCGCTGCGCCGTATCGATGGCGTTGCCGACGCCCGAATACAACAACCCGCCTTCTCACCCGAAGTACGCATTGACATCGACCGCATTCGTGCAAGCACGCTGGGAATTACGCAACGTGACATCACCTCAAGCACAGCCGGTGCGATCGCGGGAAGCGGCCAGAGTGCACCTGTGTTCTGGCTCAACCCCGATAACGGCGTTTCATACCCCATCGTGGCGCAGACACCTGAATACCGTCTCGACACACTTGAGAAACTTCAAAGCTTGCCCGTAGGCGTGGGCGGCACGACACCACAAGTCCTGGGTGGGCTGGGCGTCTTCAGCCGGAGCACGACGCTGCCCGTTGTCTCTCAGTACAATATCCAGCCCCTTGTTAACGTTCTCGCTGACACGCAAGGGCGCGACCTGGGTGCAGTCTCCGCAGATATTCTGAAAGCTATGAAGGTGCTTGAAAAAGAGAAACCTGAGACCGTCAGTGTAACGCTGCGCGGTCAGTATCAGACCATGAACACGGCCTTTTCAGGCATGGGGTGGGGTTTGCTTGGAGCCATTTTTCTAATCTATCTTCTTATCGTGGTTAACTTCCAATCGTGGGTGGACGCTGGCGTAATCGTCGCCTCTCTCCCCGCTGCCCTCGCTGGTATTGCGTGGATGCTTTTTGTTACCGGCACACCCTTGTCGGTACCCGCGCTGACGGGCGCGATCATGTGTATGGGGGTGGCAACTGCCAACTCCATCCTCGTTATCAGTTTTGCCAGAGAGAAGCTGGGTGAAGGAACATCCCCTATTCGCGCTGCATTTGACGCAGGCGTCACGCGCTTTCGCCCTGTGATTATGACCGCTCTCGCCATGATCATTGGGATGGCACCAATGGCTATCGGTTTGGGGGAAGGGGGAGAACAAAATGCCCCGCTGGGCCGTGCTGTCATTGGAGGTCTGATGTTTGCCACCTGTGCCTCTCTTTTCTTTGTGCCGGCGGTCTTTGCGATGGTCCACCAGCGCCGCCAGCCACACGCAGCGGTCTCGCAGGTCACCGCACCTATAGGAGATTCCCATGTCTGA
- a CDS encoding helix-turn-helix domain-containing protein, producing MKTPCPIARGIATFGDAWSLLILRDAHAGATRFDEFRKSLGIAPTVLTTRLASLTEEGLLERVRYQDHPPRDEYRLTQAGQDLLPVLMMIAKWARTYRSDGDLVRYLDDTTGLDLEPVAIDSVSGAPIGSRPFRIVIPQPPG from the coding sequence ATGAAAACCCCTTGTCCTATCGCACGCGGAATTGCGACTTTTGGTGATGCGTGGAGCCTGCTCATCCTAAGAGACGCGCATGCCGGCGCGACACGTTTTGATGAGTTTCGCAAAAGTCTGGGCATTGCGCCGACTGTCCTGACGACGCGTTTGGCCTCGTTGACCGAAGAGGGACTGCTTGAGCGCGTGCGATATCAGGATCACCCGCCACGGGATGAGTACAGGCTCACCCAAGCGGGGCAGGATCTGTTGCCTGTCTTAATGATGATTGCCAAGTGGGCGCGCACCTATCGCTCAGACGGAGACCTTGTGCGCTATCTTGATGACACGACGGGCCTCGACCTTGAGCCCGTGGCGATTGATAGCGTTTCGGGTGCCCCTATTGGGTCGAGACCTTTTCGCATTGTCATCCCCCAACCGCCAGGCTGA
- a CDS encoding LysR family transcriptional regulator produces MSREYMNDLVAFVTIAREGNFTRAAGKLGVSQSALSHTLRGLEARLGLRLLTRTTRSVAPTEAGERLLKTVAPRFEEIEAELSALTALRDKPSGTVRITTGEHAANTVLWPVVERLLPAYPDIRVEITIDYSLTDIVSERYDAGVRLGEQVAKDMVAVRIGPDMQMVPVATPAYFKTHGRPVIPQDLTSHNCINLRLPTSGAIYAWEFERKGHELRVRVDGQLVFNSLSQVLAAALSGAGVGFLPSDLVRPYLEDGRLEAVLLDWCEPYPGYHLYYPSGRQNSAAFAVIVDALRYRG; encoded by the coding sequence ATGTCGCGCGAATACATGAACGATCTCGTCGCCTTCGTGACCATTGCGCGAGAGGGCAATTTTACGAGGGCGGCGGGCAAACTGGGTGTGTCGCAGTCAGCGTTGAGTCATACGCTGCGCGGTCTTGAAGCGAGGCTTGGGCTGCGGTTATTGACACGAACGACGCGCAGCGTCGCGCCTACGGAAGCTGGTGAGCGCTTGCTCAAGACGGTGGCTCCACGTTTTGAGGAAATCGAAGCCGAGCTATCGGCTCTGACCGCTTTACGCGATAAGCCATCTGGCACGGTCCGCATAACCACGGGTGAGCACGCGGCCAACACGGTTCTTTGGCCTGTCGTCGAAAGGTTACTGCCGGCCTATCCCGACATCAGGGTTGAAATCACCATAGATTACAGCCTGACCGACATTGTCTCTGAGAGATATGATGCAGGTGTTCGTCTTGGCGAGCAGGTGGCTAAAGACATGGTGGCGGTTCGCATCGGTCCCGACATGCAGATGGTACCTGTCGCAACACCGGCCTATTTCAAGACGCATGGGCGCCCAGTGATCCCGCAGGATCTCACATCACACAACTGCATTAACCTGCGCCTTCCGACGTCTGGGGCGATTTATGCGTGGGAATTTGAACGTAAAGGCCATGAACTGAGGGTTCGTGTCGACGGACAACTGGTGTTCAACAGCTTGTCGCAAGTCTTGGCAGCCGCCCTCAGTGGCGCAGGGGTTGGCTTTTTGCCTTCGGACCTGGTGCGCCCCTATCTGGAAGACGGTCGCCTTGAGGCCGTTTTGCTGGATTGGTGTGAGCCCTATCCAGGGTACCATCTCTACTACCCATCCGGCCGCCAGAACTCTGCGGCTTTTGCCGTCATCGTGGATGCCTTACGCTATCGGGGCTGA
- a CDS encoding oxidoreductase — MLKQTSPVAIVTGASTGIGRATAAALRKEGYQVFGTSRKPAAQGPQGVEMCLCDVTDAKSVSDLITYVVEKTGRIDILVNNAGLGITAGAEEVSVDLAKSLFEVNVFGALRMIGEVLPIMRRQKGGRIINLSSVLGFMPAPYMAHYAATKHALEGYSESLDHEVRGFGIRVLLIEPAYTRTSFDANALSPDRVLGIYEDGRAGAEAVMEKAMTSGDDPETVAQTVLKAVSDRTPKLRYPAGKMAKQVSLLRRFVPAAAFDKSLRQQNGLPV, encoded by the coding sequence ATGTTAAAGCAAACCTCCCCTGTCGCCATCGTTACAGGGGCATCCACCGGTATCGGCCGCGCCACCGCTGCAGCGTTGCGAAAAGAGGGCTATCAGGTTTTCGGCACCAGTCGCAAACCGGCCGCACAGGGTCCGCAAGGCGTCGAAATGTGCCTGTGTGACGTGACAGACGCTAAGTCAGTAAGCGACCTGATCACCTACGTTGTCGAAAAGACGGGGCGTATCGATATTCTCGTCAACAATGCCGGCCTTGGCATTACTGCGGGTGCAGAAGAAGTCTCCGTTGACCTCGCCAAGTCGCTGTTCGAGGTCAATGTTTTCGGCGCACTTCGTATGATCGGAGAGGTTCTCCCCATCATGCGGCGGCAAAAAGGCGGACGGATTATCAACCTGAGTTCTGTTCTGGGCTTCATGCCGGCCCCCTATATGGCGCATTATGCCGCCACCAAGCACGCCCTGGAAGGGTATTCGGAGTCACTGGATCACGAAGTGCGCGGTTTCGGTATTCGCGTCCTTCTGATCGAACCGGCCTATACGCGCACATCCTTCGATGCAAATGCGCTGTCGCCTGATCGGGTACTGGGCATTTATGAAGATGGCCGCGCGGGGGCAGAAGCGGTCATGGAAAAAGCGATGACCTCCGGAGACGATCCCGAAACCGTCGCGCAAACCGTCCTGAAAGCCGTCTCAGATCGCACCCCGAAGCTGCGGTATCCCGCTGGAAAGATGGCGAAACAGGTCTCCCTGTTGCGCCGGTTCGTGCCCGCCGCCGCTTTTGACAAGAGCCTGCGCCAGCAAAATGGCCTGCCGGTCTAG
- a CDS encoding IS110 family transposase: MKEVTTIGLDIAKHVFQAHGIAADGAVVFRRKLRRNEVGAFFAGLPSCLIGIEACATAHFWARQLIDLGHQVKLIPAAYVKPYVKRQKNDAADAEAICEAVTRPTMRFVPVKTEEQQSVLMLHRVRELLIRQRTMLVNALRGHLAELGLVTQLGARGVDMLLALVEDEDHDMITTVARTALLPIAQQLRDLDLQVGEVDKQILAWHRSNDLSQRLETIPGIGPITASAIAATVADASLFKSGRQLAAWLGLVPRQNSSGGKERLGKITKQGDPYIRRLLVVGAAAVLRFSKSAKSTTAAWGAGMLSRKPYTVVAVAMANKMARIAWALMVNGTRFNGMTA; the protein is encoded by the coding sequence ATGAAAGAGGTTACCACGATCGGTCTTGATATTGCCAAGCATGTTTTCCAAGCCCATGGGATAGCGGCCGATGGGGCGGTTGTTTTTCGACGAAAGTTACGTCGAAACGAGGTTGGAGCCTTTTTCGCAGGGCTTCCATCCTGCCTAATCGGTATTGAAGCGTGCGCTACAGCTCATTTCTGGGCGCGGCAACTGATTGATTTGGGCCACCAAGTCAAACTCATTCCGGCAGCTTATGTGAAGCCTTACGTGAAGCGACAAAAGAATGATGCCGCTGATGCCGAAGCCATATGCGAGGCAGTCACTCGGCCGACGATGCGCTTTGTGCCGGTGAAGACCGAGGAACAGCAAAGCGTGCTGATGCTTCACCGCGTCCGCGAACTCCTCATTCGGCAACGGACTATGCTTGTAAACGCCCTTAGGGGGCACCTTGCCGAACTTGGGCTCGTGACCCAGCTGGGTGCCCGCGGCGTTGATATGCTGTTAGCCTTAGTGGAAGACGAAGACCACGACATGATCACCACAGTCGCTCGTACAGCCTTACTCCCGATCGCCCAACAATTGCGGGACCTGGACCTGCAGGTTGGCGAGGTGGATAAGCAGATATTGGCTTGGCACCGGTCGAATGATCTCAGCCAAAGGCTTGAGACTATACCCGGGATTGGCCCGATTACGGCCAGCGCTATCGCCGCTACGGTAGCTGATGCATCTTTGTTCAAATCGGGCCGGCAGCTTGCCGCCTGGCTTGGCCTTGTGCCGCGTCAAAACTCGTCTGGAGGAAAAGAGCGGCTTGGCAAAATCACCAAGCAGGGCGATCCCTATATCCGACGATTGCTGGTCGTGGGTGCGGCCGCTGTCTTGCGATTTAGCAAAAGCGCAAAATCGACGACAGCGGCGTGGGGTGCTGGAATGTTGTCTCGAAAACCGTACACCGTAGTGGCCGTTGCTATGGCCAACAAGATGGCGCGCATTGCCTGGGCGCTCATGGTGAACGGAACACGCTTTAACGGAATGACCGCGTAG
- a CDS encoding methyltransferase translates to MTHSTYGFLVTLDPAVYPSHPDVTYSSAMVIEALPADLRGQQILDVGTGCGVVAIAAALRGATVTACDNDLAALTLARLNAEANGVSANIHFIESELLTAVEVPAEAERFDLITANLWFPIKLWGFRHQHAELMAIQRQFLKTVRDVLKPGGQVYLASAAFADVEGILRLFAEARITPEIRRHSATHGTKGNRVEWLLFVFGYDHAS, encoded by the coding sequence TTGACGCATAGTACCTATGGCTTTCTCGTAACACTTGATCCGGCGGTTTATCCCAGTCATCCGGATGTTACCTATTCATCGGCTATGGTTATCGAAGCGCTTCCTGCCGATTTGAGGGGACAACAAATCCTTGATGTGGGGACCGGCTGCGGTGTTGTGGCTATTGCTGCGGCCCTGAGGGGGGCGACGGTGACGGCTTGCGATAACGACTTGGCCGCTTTGACGCTGGCCCGGCTGAACGCCGAAGCCAACGGAGTGAGCGCAAACATACATTTCATCGAAAGCGAACTCCTCACCGCTGTAGAGGTGCCCGCTGAAGCTGAACGGTTTGACCTCATCACTGCCAATCTCTGGTTTCCGATCAAATTGTGGGGGTTTCGTCATCAGCACGCGGAACTCATGGCGATTCAACGGCAGTTTCTAAAGACGGTACGCGATGTCCTCAAACCCGGCGGTCAGGTTTATCTCGCCTCTGCCGCTTTCGCCGATGTTGAAGGAATCCTCCGGTTGTTTGCGGAGGCGAGAATAACGCCCGAAATCCGCCGGCACTCCGCGACACACGGCACGAAGGGCAATCGCGTCGAATGGCTACTGTTTGTCTTTGGGTATGACCATGCCAGCTAA
- a CDS encoding alpha/beta fold hydrolase produces the protein MTTSRRTLFKAGAGIASTLALTAQEAAAAPSSSKPDYSRAPNRYAVVEGRTLAYRSVGTGKPLVLFNRFRGTLDTWDPLFIDSLAAQGFQVITFDYSGLGLSTGEKSYNPPSLVKDGRDLILALGLKDVAVGGWSIGGIAAQIYLAMFGQDITHVVLIATTPPGKLVKMAEQLFYDTAAKPGIDLDQFTTVFFEPADEGSRAASKRSLERILTRKEGRAPDVDAAWGISQIGMTPQNPVVPSDDLLNLLKSTHVPILHLGADHDIIFPVENWYALNEHLPSTRLITFPKAGHGPQHQYPEEAALYIAAFLKFG, from the coding sequence ATGACCACATCACGCAGAACCCTCTTCAAAGCCGGGGCTGGCATTGCCTCAACCCTGGCCCTTACGGCTCAGGAAGCTGCCGCTGCCCCCTCCTCTTCCAAACCAGATTATAGCCGCGCACCCAACCGATATGCGGTGGTCGAGGGCCGTACCCTCGCCTATCGCTCGGTGGGTACCGGTAAGCCACTTGTGTTGTTCAACCGGTTTCGCGGGACGCTGGATACGTGGGACCCTCTCTTCATCGACAGCCTTGCGGCACAGGGTTTTCAGGTGATTACCTTTGATTACTCCGGCCTTGGCCTGTCCACCGGCGAGAAAAGCTACAATCCGCCGTCACTTGTGAAAGATGGTCGGGATCTTATTCTCGCTCTGGGCCTGAAGGATGTGGCCGTTGGCGGCTGGTCTATCGGGGGGATAGCTGCGCAGATTTATCTGGCGATGTTCGGACAGGACATCACGCACGTCGTTCTGATTGCCACTACACCGCCAGGCAAGCTCGTTAAAATGGCCGAACAGCTTTTCTACGACACCGCCGCAAAACCCGGTATCGACCTTGATCAGTTCACAACTGTTTTCTTTGAGCCCGCAGATGAGGGCAGCCGGGCCGCGTCGAAGCGCTCTCTTGAGCGCATCCTAACGCGCAAAGAGGGTCGCGCCCCGGACGTCGATGCCGCCTGGGGCATCAGCCAGATCGGGATGACACCTCAGAACCCTGTGGTGCCCTCGGATGACCTCCTGAATCTGCTGAAATCGACCCACGTACCAATTCTTCATTTGGGGGCTGACCACGACATCATCTTCCCGGTGGAAAACTGGTATGCGCTAAATGAACATTTGCCCAGCACACGCCTGATCACTTTTCCGAAAGCAGGCCACGGTCCGCAGCACCAGTACCCCGAAGAGGCCGCGCTTTACATCGCTGCCTTCCTGAAGTTTGGATAA